Part of the Clostridium sporogenes genome, GACATAGATGATAGAAGACTTAATATTGCCAAAGAAAATGGATGTGACTGCATATTAAATTCTAAAAATACAGATGTTGTAAAAGAAATAGAAAAAATAACAGAAGGATATGGGGTAGATGTAGTATTAATAACAGCTGCAACTAGCTCAAATGAGATTTTATCTCAAGCTTTTGGTATGTGCAGAAGAAAAGGGAAAGTTGTTTTAGTAGGAGTTGTGGGCAATGAGTACAATAGAGAGGATATGTATAAAAAAGAATTAGATTTCATAATATCCACATCTTATGGTCCAGGAAGATATGATCCTATGTATGAAGAAGAAGGCATTGATTATCCATATGCTTATGTTAGATGGACTGAAAATAGGAATATGGAAGAATATTTAAGATTAGTAAGTAATAATAAAATTGAGTTAGACACTTTGATAGAAAAAGTTTATGAAATAGATAAGGCTGATAAGGCATATGAAGAACTGAAAAATGGTGAAAATAAACCATTAATGATTTTATTAAAATACAGTGAAGAGATGCCAGATAAAATTGAAAGAACTGTGTATGTAAATGAGAAAGTACAGAAAAAAGATTGTAAAATAAATGTTGCCATAGTTGGAGCAGGTGGCTTTGCGAAAGAAATGCACCTTCCTAATTTACAAAAATTAAAAGATACTTATAATATATATTCTGTAATGAGTAGAACTGGGACCAATGCAAAAGCTATAGCAGCTCAGTATGAGGCATCATATGCTACAACAGATTACAATGATATAATAAATGATCCAAATGTAGATATGATAATGATATGTACAAGACATAATTTACATGCTGAAATGGCTATAGAAGCTATGAAAAAAGGTAAAGCAGTATTTGTTGAAAAGCCTATGGCATTAAATGAGTATGAATTAGAAAAAGTTTTAAAAACAATAGAGGAAACAAAGGTTCCTTATACGGTTGGATTTAATAGAAGATTTTCAAAATATGCAGTAGAAGTTAAGAAACATATTAAAGATAGACTAAACCCGATAATTGTAAATTATCAAATGAATGCTGGATATATTCCGCTAGATTTTTGGGTTCATACAAAAGAAGGTGGAGGAAGAATAATAGGAGAAGGATGTCATATATTTGATTTGTTTAACTATTTTACGGATTCAGAAGTGGCAACTGTGTCAGTGGATTCTATATCAGCAGAAACAGATAATATATCGCACAGAGATAATGTAGTTATAACTCTAA contains:
- a CDS encoding bi-domain-containing oxidoreductase — protein: MKQVLVKQGQAITDNIPAPVVSDNGVLVKVMYSCISAGTEMMGINESGKSLVKKAMEQPEKVKKAFNMFKSGGLNAVLGKVKDMGSGKPTGYSAAGVIIGIGKNIKDLKIGDRVACAGAGIANHAEYIDVPRNLVMRIPEGVSFDLACTVTLGGIALQGVRRADVRLGEIVAVVGMGILGQLQIQMLKASGCRVIGVDIDDRRLNIAKENGCDCILNSKNTDVVKEIEKITEGYGVDVVLITAATSSNEILSQAFGMCRRKGKVVLVGVVGNEYNREDMYKKELDFIISTSYGPGRYDPMYEEEGIDYPYAYVRWTENRNMEEYLRLVSNNKIELDTLIEKVYEIDKADKAYEELKNGENKPLMILLKYSEEMPDKIERTVYVNEKVQKKDCKINVAIVGAGGFAKEMHLPNLQKLKDTYNIYSVMSRTGTNAKAIAAQYEASYATTDYNDIINDPNVDMIMICTRHNLHAEMAIEAMKKGKAVFVEKPMALNEYELEKVLKTIEETKVPYTVGFNRRFSKYAVEVKKHIKDRLNPIIVNYQMNAGYIPLDFWVHTKEGGGRIIGEGCHIFDLFNYFTDSEVATVSVDSISAETDNISHRDNVVITLKYKDGSICTLTYTSLGNNSYSKEFCEVYCDGKIIIIDDYKKINGYGVKVENIQSSNSDKGQYEEILEFSKVIKSGENYSIPVWQLEQASKISYLVEMELNK